Proteins encoded in a region of the Deltaproteobacteria bacterium genome:
- a CDS encoding GMP synthase → MQKGLSSPRLLIVQTGSTQLHGDYPRWFERTLGFEMPVTRAHEGEQLGPALDRVRPRGIIVSGSPLSVTEKAPWMLRLGDDLLRAGARGIPVLGVCFGHQLLARAAGGDVVENPRGREIGTVRVQLTEPGRKDVLFAWASGAEIEVQATHVDAVDPLPPGATVLASNENTAGQAYRLSETIAAVQFHPELWAAAMRDLILSRREKLAAEGLDAGALAGQVREVDASAILRAFAGQAERA, encoded by the coding sequence ATGCAGAAGGGCCTGTCCAGTCCGCGACTTCTCATCGTCCAGACCGGGTCGACGCAGCTGCACGGCGACTACCCGCGCTGGTTCGAGCGCACCCTTGGATTCGAGATGCCGGTCACGCGTGCGCATGAAGGAGAGCAGCTTGGGCCGGCGCTCGATCGCGTACGCCCGCGCGGGATCATCGTCAGCGGCTCTCCTCTCAGCGTGACGGAGAAAGCGCCCTGGATGCTGCGGCTCGGCGACGATCTCTTGCGCGCCGGTGCGCGCGGGATCCCGGTCCTCGGCGTCTGCTTCGGTCACCAGCTTCTCGCGCGCGCGGCGGGCGGAGACGTCGTCGAGAATCCCCGCGGCCGCGAGATCGGCACTGTCCGCGTCCAGCTGACCGAACCAGGACGCAAGGACGTTCTCTTCGCCTGGGCTTCTGGCGCGGAGATCGAGGTGCAGGCGACGCATGTCGACGCGGTCGATCCGCTACCACCCGGAGCGACGGTGCTGGCGTCGAACGAGAACACCGCGGGGCAGGCCTACCGGCTCTCCGAAACGATCGCGGCCGTGCAATTCCATCCCGAGCTCTGGGCCGCTGCGATGCGCGACTTGATCCTCTCGCGCCGCGAAAAGCTCGCCGCCGAAGGCCTCGACGCCGGCGCTCTTGCAGGACAGGTGCGGGAAGTCGACGCCAGCGCCATCCTCCGCGCATTCGCCGGACAGGCCGAGAGGGCTTAG
- a CDS encoding TIGR02266 family protein, with product MSSTVKLVVPVRFSGGGLSLQTTTARVGAEGIFVRSLLCPKEGSQVTLRLSLPGSARPLDATGTVAPPRDESGKEAGFWVVFNELSDDARAFLDVILRSRGVAGPGRPPRKEQTVRDGDRRACFRMPAHLRVSWKSAREFLEAYSANISRGGIFIATDNPPPLREIVELSLALPDGLPPVKTRAEVVHLVLTAEARRRGVRAGAGLQFLDSGDEFRARLDACVKALRD from the coding sequence ATGTCTTCTACCGTCAAACTCGTCGTCCCGGTGAGGTTCTCCGGAGGAGGCCTCTCCCTGCAGACCACCACCGCCCGCGTCGGAGCCGAGGGCATCTTCGTGCGTTCCCTCCTCTGTCCGAAGGAAGGGTCGCAAGTCACGCTGAGGCTGTCGCTGCCGGGGTCGGCACGGCCGCTCGATGCGACCGGCACCGTCGCACCCCCTCGGGACGAATCCGGGAAGGAGGCCGGGTTCTGGGTGGTGTTCAACGAGCTGTCGGATGACGCGCGCGCGTTCCTCGACGTCATCCTGCGCAGCCGCGGGGTTGCCGGACCGGGCCGGCCGCCGCGCAAGGAGCAAACGGTCCGTGACGGTGATCGCCGTGCCTGTTTTCGGATGCCCGCGCACCTTCGGGTCAGCTGGAAGTCGGCGCGCGAGTTTCTCGAGGCGTACTCGGCGAACATCAGCCGGGGCGGGATCTTCATCGCCACCGACAACCCTCCACCCCTGCGCGAGATCGTCGAGCTTTCCCTCGCGCTCCCCGACGGGTTGCCCCCGGTGAAGACGCGAGCCGAGGTCGTCCACCTGGTGCTGACGGCGGAGGCGCGTCGACGCGGCGTGCGCGCGGGCGCCGGACTGCAGTTCCTCGACTCGGGCGACGAGTTCCGCGCCCGGCTCGACGCCTGCGTCAAAGCGCTTCGCGATTAG
- the sfsA gene encoding DNA/RNA nuclease SfsA: MSPPIIQRPVLIPHRWPGAARTAFLVERPNRFLAVCKLGRRTVEAHVPDRGRCLDLLMPGREVALVAAAGPLRRTKYTALLARSGSGAWVSLDPGGAPRLVAAALEARILPWGLRVSRREIAVRSSRIDLLLEPGDVLCEVKSVGAARDGVALFPDAPTVRGLRHLALLSHLARRGRRCAVVLCAQRGDVRAVATDDDIDPAFARALRRAAAAGVRIGAIRCAAHLDGMELHCEIPVLL; the protein is encoded by the coding sequence ATGTCGCCGCCGATTATCCAGAGGCCCGTGTTGATTCCGCACCGCTGGCCCGGGGCCGCCCGTACGGCCTTCCTCGTCGAACGTCCGAACCGCTTCCTGGCGGTTTGCAAGCTGGGGCGGCGAACAGTTGAGGCGCATGTGCCGGACCGGGGTCGCTGCCTCGATCTTCTGATGCCGGGGCGCGAGGTGGCGCTGGTGGCGGCCGCCGGACCGCTGCGGAGAACGAAGTACACCGCGCTGCTCGCGCGATCTGGCTCCGGCGCCTGGGTGTCCCTCGATCCCGGGGGCGCGCCGCGGCTCGTGGCCGCCGCTCTGGAAGCGAGGATCCTGCCTTGGGGCCTGCGCGTCTCGCGTCGCGAGATCGCCGTCCGTTCCAGCCGGATCGATCTGCTGCTCGAGCCGGGCGATGTCCTCTGCGAGGTGAAGTCCGTCGGCGCCGCGCGCGATGGAGTCGCTTTGTTCCCTGACGCGCCGACGGTGCGCGGATTGCGACATCTGGCGCTGCTCTCCCATCTTGCCCGACGCGGACGCCGTTGTGCGGTCGTGCTCTGTGCACAGCGTGGGGACGTGCGCGCAGTGGCGACCGACGACGACATCGATCCGGCGTTCGCGCGCGCGCTGCGGCGGGCCGCGGCGGCGGGTGTACGAATCGGTGCGATCCGGTGCGCGGCGCATCTGGACGGAATGGAGCTGCACTGTGAGATTCCCGTGTTACTGTGA
- a CDS encoding ATP-binding cassette domain-containing protein, with the protein MRLNCSPPQLANRQEAVRTFDEEGRTGGPGPAVRNQHGPLDNRRRHRSPRRGHGATALVARRSLELIRLERAVIGYRTPLLPPLDLAVRAGTTLGVLGPNGAGKTALLKSLLGLLPLLGGRRILPHGRSPRVGYVPQRDRLDMSWPLTVLDVVLMGRARLVGPAKRYRERDRREARAALHEIGVGDLADRPLYALSGGQHQKVLIARAIAAEPELLVLDEPTSAMDPAAERILLDLVARLKKAHNLSVVLVTHQLTAIPGFATEVALVDRERGLFEVGPVERMIDPDKLGRLYGREVRVAKVGDATAIVIGNGAPR; encoded by the coding sequence ATGCGCCTCAACTGTTCGCCGCCCCAGCTTGCAAACCGCCAGGAAGCGGTTCGGACGTTCGACGAGGAAGGCCGTACGGGCGGCCCCGGGCCAGCGGTGCGGAATCAACACGGGCCTCTGGATAATCGGCGGCGACATCGATCACCACGACGTGGACACGGCGCCACCGCTTTGGTAGCGAGACGCTCCTTGGAACTGATCCGCCTCGAACGCGCGGTGATCGGGTACCGCACCCCGCTGCTGCCGCCGCTCGATCTCGCGGTCCGGGCGGGAACGACGCTGGGCGTCCTCGGTCCCAATGGCGCGGGGAAGACGGCGCTGCTCAAGTCGCTGCTCGGGCTTCTTCCACTGCTCGGCGGCAGGCGGATACTGCCGCACGGACGGTCGCCGCGCGTGGGATACGTTCCGCAGCGCGACCGCCTCGACATGAGCTGGCCGCTCACCGTTCTCGACGTGGTGCTGATGGGCCGCGCGCGGCTGGTCGGACCGGCGAAACGGTACAGGGAACGCGACCGCCGCGAGGCGCGCGCTGCCCTGCACGAGATCGGCGTCGGCGACCTCGCCGACCGCCCACTGTATGCGCTCTCCGGAGGCCAGCATCAAAAGGTCTTGATCGCCCGCGCCATCGCGGCCGAGCCCGAGCTTCTCGTCCTCGACGAGCCAACCAGCGCAATGGATCCTGCCGCGGAGAGGATCCTGCTCGACCTGGTGGCGCGGCTGAAAAAAGCGCACAACCTGAGCGTCGTGCTGGTGACGCACCAGCTCACCGCCATCCCCGGCTTCGCCACCGAGGTGGCGCTGGTCGATCGCGAGCGCGGCCTGTTCGAGGTCGGCCCGGTGGAACGGATGATCGATCCCGACAAGCTCGGCCGGCTCTACGGCCGCGAGGTGCGCGTCGCCAAGGTGGGAGACGCCACCGCGATCGTCATCGGCAACGGAGCGCCCCGGTGA
- a CDS encoding metal ABC transporter permease codes for MSGFADFWAGRDLWREPMIAGVLAGAVLGYIGVFVVLKRMVFVSAALSEISGVGVAFAFWLGAVLGIDPHAHATIPLLLEPTWFSLVFACLAAALFSLRPGHRKLATETIVGLGYIISSALVLAILNSPRIAQEAHAVGDILFGNAVTVPRKQIEALFSAALAAVVVHAILFKELLFVSYDPETAMVQGIGVFRYELLLNLATAVVISVATRAVGALPVFAFSVLPAAAALMLTDRMRLTIALSVLFGVVSAAVGYYVSWVEQLPTGATMVVVASLFLLPGLVKILRRSSV; via the coding sequence GTGAGCGGCTTCGCGGACTTCTGGGCCGGCCGCGACCTCTGGCGCGAGCCGATGATCGCCGGCGTCCTCGCGGGCGCCGTGCTCGGGTACATCGGCGTCTTCGTGGTGCTCAAGCGGATGGTGTTCGTCTCCGCGGCCCTGAGCGAGATCTCCGGCGTGGGGGTCGCGTTCGCCTTCTGGCTCGGCGCGGTCCTCGGCATCGATCCGCACGCGCACGCCACCATTCCCTTGCTGCTCGAGCCGACCTGGTTCTCGCTGGTCTTCGCCTGTCTGGCGGCAGCGCTCTTCTCCCTGCGCCCGGGGCACCGCAAGCTGGCGACGGAGACCATCGTCGGTCTTGGCTACATCATCTCCAGCGCCCTGGTGCTGGCCATCCTGAACAGCCCCCGCATCGCGCAGGAAGCGCATGCGGTGGGGGACATTCTCTTCGGCAACGCGGTGACCGTGCCGCGAAAGCAGATCGAGGCGCTCTTTTCCGCGGCGCTGGCGGCCGTCGTCGTCCACGCCATCCTCTTCAAGGAGCTGCTCTTCGTCAGCTATGACCCGGAGACAGCGATGGTGCAGGGCATCGGCGTCTTCCGCTACGAGCTGCTCCTCAATCTCGCCACCGCGGTGGTCATCTCGGTCGCGACGCGGGCCGTGGGAGCGCTGCCCGTGTTCGCCTTCAGCGTCCTTCCCGCCGCCGCGGCGCTGATGTTGACCGATCGCATGCGGTTGACCATCGCACTCTCGGTCCTGTTCGGCGTCGTCTCCGCGGCGGTCGGCTATTATGTGAGTTGGGTCGAGCAGTTACCTACGGGTGCGACCATGGTCGTCGTCGCCTCGCTGTTTCTCCTGCCTGGCCTGGTGAAGATCCTTCGCCGTAGCTCCGTCTGA
- a CDS encoding zinc ABC transporter substrate-binding protein: MVAFLAALHVVSSIPTLGSLAKEVGGNHVEVESLGKGYQDPHFVEPKPNLMLVLNRADLLLHVGLELEIGWLPPLVLGSRNPKIQPGELGNLDCSRAIPVLDIPTTKVDRSMGDIHPQGNPHYWLPPGNAKIIAREIAQRLEQLDPENRADYEKNLAAFNARVDAKLKQWAPMVARMNGTKVATYHKSWTYMSQWLGLEEIGYVEPKPGIPPDPQHLARLIAVMKQDRAQLLLVEDFYNKSVASLVAQKAGAKMLDLPTDVGATPQVKDWFTLVETVLKALSSSV, from the coding sequence ATGGTCGCATTCCTCGCTGCGCTGCATGTCGTCTCGTCGATCCCGACGCTGGGATCGCTTGCGAAAGAGGTCGGCGGGAACCACGTCGAGGTGGAGTCGTTGGGCAAGGGCTACCAGGACCCGCACTTCGTCGAGCCCAAGCCCAACCTCATGCTGGTGCTCAACCGCGCCGATCTACTGTTGCACGTTGGGCTCGAGCTGGAGATCGGCTGGCTGCCGCCGCTGGTGCTCGGCTCGCGCAACCCGAAGATCCAGCCGGGTGAGCTCGGCAACCTCGATTGCTCCCGGGCGATCCCCGTGCTGGACATTCCCACCACCAAGGTTGACCGCTCGATGGGCGACATCCATCCCCAGGGGAATCCGCATTACTGGCTGCCGCCCGGGAACGCGAAGATCATCGCGCGTGAGATCGCGCAGCGCCTCGAGCAGCTCGATCCGGAGAACCGGGCGGACTACGAGAAGAACCTCGCAGCGTTCAACGCCCGCGTCGACGCGAAGCTGAAGCAATGGGCGCCGATGGTCGCCCGGATGAACGGGACCAAGGTCGCGACGTATCACAAGAGCTGGACCTACATGTCGCAGTGGCTGGGGCTCGAGGAGATCGGGTACGTCGAGCCCAAACCGGGAATTCCCCCCGATCCGCAGCACCTGGCGCGCTTGATCGCGGTGATGAAGCAGGATCGCGCGCAGCTCCTCCTGGTCGAGGACTTCTACAACAAGAGCGTCGCTTCGCTCGTAGCCCAGAAGGCGGGCGCGAAGATGCTCGATCTTCCCACGGACGTAGGGGCGACACCGCAGGTCAAGGACTGGTTCACGCTGGTCGAGACCGTGCTCAAGGCACTTTCCTCGTCAGTGTAG
- a CDS encoding creatininase family protein, producing MLLKLALWHDVQEYLERRTDVVVPFGSTEQHGPSGPLGTDSIVAEELANDLGEERRAMVAPVIPFGVSQVHGAFPGTISLKPATVLALVTEAIESLAQQGFRRFLIVNGHHAGKAVLDLACAQVHAGLPGVRCLSVQWWELPEVRSVVLEMFGAREGHHATPGELSVVRRFYPRAVVDVPAMERFEPVAQPVAWSADDFRQRYPDGRVGSDPGLSSGTAGDRIFAAASRALVEVHRRLVEDP from the coding sequence GTGCTGCTCAAGCTCGCCCTCTGGCACGATGTGCAGGAGTACCTGGAGCGGAGGACGGACGTCGTCGTCCCCTTCGGCAGCACCGAGCAGCACGGCCCTTCCGGCCCGCTCGGCACCGACTCCATCGTCGCGGAAGAGCTCGCCAACGATCTCGGCGAGGAACGGCGGGCGATGGTCGCTCCGGTCATTCCCTTCGGCGTCTCGCAGGTCCACGGTGCGTTTCCGGGCACGATCTCGCTCAAGCCAGCGACCGTCCTCGCTCTGGTCACCGAAGCGATCGAGAGCCTCGCACAGCAAGGGTTCCGCCGCTTCCTGATCGTGAACGGCCATCACGCGGGAAAGGCGGTGCTCGACCTCGCCTGCGCGCAAGTCCACGCCGGTCTCCCGGGCGTGCGCTGCCTCTCGGTGCAATGGTGGGAGCTTCCGGAAGTGCGCAGCGTCGTGCTGGAGATGTTCGGCGCCCGCGAGGGTCACCACGCCACCCCCGGCGAGCTCTCGGTCGTGCGCCGGTTCTATCCCCGGGCGGTGGTCGACGTTCCCGCGATGGAGCGATTCGAGCCGGTCGCGCAGCCGGTGGCGTGGAGCGCCGACGATTTCCGCCAGCGCTATCCCGACGGGCGCGTCGGCAGCGATCCCGGGCTCTCCAGCGGCACCGCGGGCGATCGCATCTTCGCCGCCGCTTCCCGCGCGCTCGTCGAAGTCCACCGCAGGTTGGTCGAAGACCCCTGA
- a CDS encoding P-II family nitrogen regulator: MKKIEAIIKPFKLDEVKEALADVGVLGLTVTEVKGFGRQKGHTELYRGAEYVVDFLPKVKIEIVLADEMVAKALEAIERAAKTGRIGDGKIFVSTVDEVVRIRTGERGEPAL, translated from the coding sequence ATGAAGAAGATCGAGGCCATCATCAAGCCCTTCAAGCTCGACGAGGTGAAGGAGGCGCTCGCGGACGTGGGCGTCCTCGGCCTCACGGTCACCGAGGTGAAGGGGTTCGGCCGTCAGAAAGGACACACCGAGCTCTATCGCGGCGCGGAGTACGTCGTCGACTTCCTGCCAAAAGTGAAGATCGAGATCGTTCTGGCGGACGAGATGGTGGCAAAGGCTTTGGAGGCGATCGAGCGCGCCGCGAAGACCGGGCGCATCGGGGACGGAAAGATCTTCGTCTCCACGGTGGACGAAGTGGTCCGGATCCGTACCGGCGAGCGCGGCGAGCCGGCGCTGTAA